One region of Lampris incognitus isolate fLamInc1 chromosome 12, fLamInc1.hap2, whole genome shotgun sequence genomic DNA includes:
- the LOC130122093 gene encoding bone morphogenetic protein 10-like: protein MTVSVFCRFGYICTLSVLLMSTGQSLSSPITPPENCHKASLGRAVVDNPLLEQTDELDPKDLLSKFLSTPNLTEQGPQPRPHAARKEPPEYMLELYNRFANDRTAVPTANIVRSFKNADSSPYSVTVSGVRIHPLLFNISIPHHEHITTAELHLYTMVQRAQRSYAGHDHKVTIYKIREDVLWTKEVRTEGGRSDKEEVVEMKDLEELVTNHIRGKDNSWMSFDLTHVVRLWRRSGCTTSRLEVHIAKLEPEDEGTGLEVTEEDGKSFDVDIDRSLEGKHNAVMIVFSDDRSRDHKQDKQELNQMTEHENDLPKTLEQGTRVVLGHVSLSNDNAEQKELNKQALIQLQSNIIYDTPPRIRRHVKSEPCKRTPLFVKFKEIGWDAWVIQPPGYEAYECNGVCNPPMTSEVSPTKHAIVQTLLSVKRPQRASRACCVPTKLEPISLLYYDNGVATFNHKYEEMVVAECGCR from the exons ATGACTGTTTCAGTTTTCTGCAGATTTGGGTATATCTGTACCCTGAGTGTCCTTCTGATGTCGACTGGTCAAAGTCTGAGCAGTCCCATCACGCCTCCTGAAAACTGTCACAAGGCATCTCTCGGTAGGGCTGTTGTTGATAACCCCTTGCTTGAGCAGACTGATGAATTGGATCCAAAGGACCTTCTGAGCAAGTTTCTGTCTACACCTAACCTCACAGAGCAGGGGCCCCAGCCCAGGCCCCACGCTGCCCGTAAGGAGCCACCAGAGTACATGCTGGAGCTGTATAACCGCTTTGCCAATGACCGCACTGCTGTGCCCACAGCCAACATAGTGCGCAGTTTCAAGAATGCAG ATTCCTCCCCTTACAGTGTGACAGTCAGCGGTGTGAGGATACACCCCTTGCTGTTCAATATCTCTATTCCACATCATGAACACATAACAACAGCTGAGCTCCACCTTTACACCATGGTTCAAAGGGCCCAGAGATCATATGCAGGCCATGACCACAAGGTGACCATCTACAAAATACGTGAGGATGTTCTTTGGACCAAAGAGGTGAGGACAGAGGGGGGAAGAAGTGATAAAGAGGAGGTGGTGGAGATGAAGGACTTGGAGGAACTGGTGACAAATCATATCCGTGGCAAAGATAACAGCTGGATGTCATTTGACCTGACTCATGTGGTTAGACTCTGGCGGAGGTCAGGGTGTACAACAAGCCGATTAGAGGTTCACATTGCAAAGCTGGAGCCAGAAGACGAGGGGACCGGACTAGAGGTCACAGAAGAAGATGGGAAATCATTCGATGTTGATATTGACAGGAGTTTGGAGGGGAAACACAATGCAGTGATGATTGTATTCTCGGACGATCGCAGCAGAGACCATAAGCAGGATAAACAAGAGCTCAACCAGATGACTGAACACGAGAATGACCTCCCTAAAACTTTAGAGCAAGGCACACGTGTGGTCTTGGGGCACGTCAGTCTGAGCAATGACAATGCTGAACAGAAAGAACTGAACAAACAGGCTCTCATACAACTACAGTCCAACATTATCTACGATACACCTCCCCGAATCCGTCGCCATGTTAAGAGTGAGCCATGCAAGAGGACGCCACTCTTTGTGAAGTTTAAAGAAATTGGCTGGGATGCGTGGGTTATACAGCCCCCGGGCTATGAAGCTTATGAGTGCAATGGCGTGTGCAACCCACCTATGACGTCTGAGGTCTCACCTACCAAACATGCCATAGTCCAGACTCTGCTGAGTGTCAAGCGTCCACAAAGAGCTTCGCGTGCTTGCTGTGTTCCAACTAAGCTGGAGCCCATTTCACTACTTTACTATGATAACGGAGTGGCCACTTTCAACCACAAGTATGAGGAAATGGTTGTGGCAGAGTGTGGTTGTAGATAG